The proteins below come from a single Candidatus Omnitrophota bacterium genomic window:
- the hisD gene encoding histidinol dehydrogenase, whose product MKIIRFSSKKLEKIYNRGFIKSRRVEEKVRQIIDDVRLLGDEALLKYTRKFDGVKMLPRQLKVSEIEISGAYQNISPNFVSSLKVIIENINRFYRRTIKKSWRMKAGDGAILGENYTALDRVGIYIPAGTAPLVSTVYMTVLPAKMAGVKKITLASPPDKQGLINPHILVVADLLKVDEIYRVGGAQGIAALAYGTKTIPRVDKIVGPGNIYVSEAKRQVFGSVDIDMIAGPTELVIIANRFSDPKFIVADLRAQTEHAGGLAVLITNSKSLAREIKSQCADNPGFIILTKNLEQAVDIANKIAPEHLEILVKNPQRLLKGIRNAGAIFLGPHSPTAVGDYVAGPSHVLPTGGTARFFSGLSVLDFMKSSHIIGYSRKALEKIKEPLEKMAGIEGLDKHLDSVKIRF is encoded by the coding sequence ATGAAAATCATACGCTTTAGCAGCAAAAAGTTAGAGAAGATTTATAACCGCGGGTTTATTAAATCCAGGCGAGTTGAAGAAAAAGTCAGGCAGATTATTGATGATGTGCGCCTTCTCGGTGATGAAGCGCTCTTAAAGTATACGCGTAAATTTGACGGCGTTAAAATGCTACCCAGACAGCTAAAAGTTTCTGAAATTGAAATCAGCGGCGCATATCAGAATATCAGCCCTAATTTTGTTTCCAGCCTCAAGGTTATCATTGAAAATATCAACCGTTTTTACCGCAGGACCATAAAGAAATCCTGGAGGATGAAAGCCGGGGATGGCGCTATTTTAGGCGAGAATTATACTGCTTTAGACAGGGTAGGCATATATATCCCCGCGGGCACAGCGCCACTGGTTTCTACTGTTTATATGACAGTGCTTCCCGCAAAAATGGCCGGGGTAAAGAAGATAACCCTGGCTAGCCCCCCGGATAAACAAGGGCTTATAAATCCCCACATACTTGTAGTAGCAGACCTGCTTAAGGTAGATGAAATTTATCGCGTAGGAGGCGCGCAAGGCATTGCTGCTTTAGCGTATGGGACAAAGACTATTCCGCGGGTAGACAAAATAGTCGGGCCAGGCAATATTTATGTAAGCGAAGCGAAAAGGCAGGTATTCGGGTCAGTGGATATTGATATGATCGCCGGGCCTACGGAGCTGGTGATTATTGCCAACCGTTTCAGCGACCCTAAATTTATTGTCGCTGACCTTAGGGCACAGACTGAACACGCCGGAGGTTTAGCGGTATTGATTACCAATTCTAAGAGCCTGGCGAGAGAAATAAAATCTCAATGCGCGGATAACCCGGGTTTTATTATTCTGACAAAAAACCTGGAACAGGCAGTTGATATTGCCAACAAGATTGCACCCGAACACCTGGAGATTCTGGTCAAGAATCCACAAAGATTATTAAAAGGAATCAGGAATGCCGGGGCTATATTTTTAGGCCCGCATAGCCCGACTGCAGTAGGCGACTATGTAGCAGGCCCGAGCCACGTTTTACCTACAGGCGGCACTGCCAGGTTCTTTTCCGGGCTCTCGGTGCTGGATTTTATGAAGAGCAGCCACATCATCGGTTACTCGCGTAAGGCCCTCGAGAAAATTAAAGAGCCCCTGGAAAAGATGGCCGGTATTGAAGGCTTGGATAAACATTTGGATTCGGTGAAGATAAGGTTTTGA
- the hisA gene encoding 1-(5-phosphoribosyl)-5-[(5-phosphoribosylamino)methylideneamino]imidazole-4-carboxamide isomerase, translating to MLIIPAIDLKDGCVVRYTQGRFDKKVYSRDPLKTARHWQKQGARLIHIVDLDGAISGKPKNLDIVKKIVKEIDVPVQFGGGVRNEIIIKTLLDCGIWRIILGTKAVEDKGFLEKSFKKFKDKIIVSLDAKANRVLAKGWQSNSASVDILKLACRLKQIGFKQVIYTDILKDGTLKGPNIKGIKSIIKETGLGVIASGGISSLADISKLRLLDKKELVGVIIGKALYEGKFTLAEAIKIL from the coding sequence ATGCTAATCATTCCCGCTATAGATTTAAAAGATGGGTGTGTAGTCAGATACACGCAGGGAAGATTTGACAAAAAGGTTTATTCCCGCGACCCCCTAAAGACTGCCCGGCACTGGCAGAAACAGGGAGCAAGGTTAATCCATATAGTAGACTTAGACGGCGCGATAAGCGGTAAGCCGAAAAACCTGGATATAGTAAAAAAGATAGTAAAAGAGATAGACGTACCCGTTCAATTCGGCGGCGGCGTAAGAAATGAAATAATAATAAAAACATTGCTTGATTGCGGTATCTGGCGTATAATTTTGGGCACTAAGGCAGTAGAAGATAAGGGTTTTCTGGAAAAATCCTTTAAGAAATTTAAAGATAAGATTATCGTTAGCCTTGATGCTAAGGCTAACCGTGTCTTAGCCAAGGGTTGGCAGAGTAATTCCGCAAGCGTAGATATCTTAAAGTTGGCATGCCGCTTAAAACAAATAGGGTTTAAGCAGGTAATTTATACTGATATCCTCAAGGACGGGACTTTAAAGGGACCTAATATAAAAGGCATAAAGAGTATAATTAAGGAAACAGGCTTAGGGGTGATTGCTTCAGGCGGGATTTCTTCTCTGGCTGATATATCTAAACTTAGGCTGCTGGATAAAAAAGAATTAGTAGGTGTAATTATAGGCAAGGCCTTATATGAAGGAAAATTTACTTTAGCTGAGGCCATAAAAATATTATAA
- a CDS encoding imidazoleglycerol-phosphate dehydratase yields the protein MKERIAKKERKTKETDIIVELNIDGAGEYEIDTGIGFLDHMLELFAFWGHFDLKIKVNKGDFKIDIHHTNEDTGILLGQTFKEALGDKEGIKRLGSASVPMEDVTASVSVDISGRGSSRFNIAPTTVADKDGYELNCAEHFLDAFAKQLGMNLNISVENPNDDLHATIEPVFKALGKALDEATQIDPRRKGIPSTKGVID from the coding sequence ATGAAAGAAAGAATAGCAAAGAAAGAAAGAAAAACTAAAGAGACTGACATAATCGTCGAATTAAATATCGATGGTGCCGGGGAATACGAAATAGATACGGGCATAGGTTTTTTGGATCATATGCTTGAATTATTTGCTTTTTGGGGGCATTTTGATTTAAAAATAAAGGTTAACAAAGGCGATTTTAAAATCGATATACACCATACAAATGAGGATACGGGGATTCTTTTGGGACAAACGTTCAAAGAAGCCTTGGGGGATAAGGAAGGAATTAAAAGGCTTGGTTCTGCATCTGTCCCGATGGAAGATGTGACTGCAAGTGTGTCAGTTGATATAAGCGGGAGGGGGTCGTCAAGATTTAACATAGCTCCAACAACAGTTGCTGACAAAGATGGCTACGAGCTTAATTGCGCAGAGCATTTCCTAGATGCTTTTGCTAAACAACTAGGAATGAACCTGAATATATCGGTTGAAAATCCCAATGACGATTTGCATGCTACTATTGAACCCGTCTTTAAGGCCTTAGGCAAGGCGTTAGATGAAGCTACTCAAATTGATCCCCGCAGAAAAGGTATCCCCTCAACGAAAGGCGTAATTGACTAG
- the hisH gene encoding imidazole glycerol phosphate synthase subunit HisH produces MIAIIDYGMGNIHSVQKALESMGAKTIVTNKPADIKVCDKVVLPGVGAFADAVAELKKQDLLTALKEHIKAKKIFLGICLGMQLLFERSDEAKGIKGLGILKGEVKKFKIKGNLKVPHMGWNQLKIVSRCQGVKVSKECPLLKDIPDNAYVYFCHSYYPQPKDKDIIAATTEYGISFSPVLWRENIYGVQFHPEKSQETGLKILKNFVELC; encoded by the coding sequence ATGATTGCCATAATTGACTACGGCATGGGAAATATTCATAGCGTGCAAAAGGCCTTAGAGTCTATGGGCGCAAAGACAATAGTTACCAACAAGCCCGCAGATATCAAGGTTTGTGATAAGGTAGTATTGCCGGGGGTAGGGGCATTCGCCGATGCTGTAGCAGAATTAAAGAAACAGGATCTGTTGACGGCGCTAAAGGAGCATATTAAGGCAAAAAAGATATTTCTGGGTATCTGTTTAGGGATGCAGCTTCTCTTTGAGAGAAGCGATGAAGCAAAAGGGATAAAAGGATTAGGGATATTAAAAGGCGAGGTAAAGAAATTTAAAATTAAAGGCAATTTGAAGGTCCCGCATATGGGCTGGAACCAGTTGAAAATAGTATCAAGGTGTCAGGGTGTCAAGGTGTCAAAGGAATGCCCCCTGTTAAAAGATATACCGGATAATGCTTACGTATATTTCTGCCATTCCTATTATCCGCAACCCAAGGATAAAGATATCATCGCTGCTACTACTGAATACGGGATTAGCTTTAGCCCGGTTCTTTGGCGGGAGAATATATACGGCGTGCAGTTTCATCCTGAGAAAAGCCAGGAAACCGGTTTAAAAATACTGAAAAATTTTGTAGAATTATGCTAA
- a CDS encoding peptidoglycan-binding domain-containing protein: protein MFKRVVIFFVCSIFLISLGGCATGRKDKDLEIQGLKNQISVLQAEIEAKDQEIGGLRDTLTSTVEQKESLVKATGKKKVSQETKSRPTIKQIQVALTNAGYNPGSVDGRMGKQTREAIRAFQKANNLSPDGKMGNKTWDLLKGYLDKKVK, encoded by the coding sequence ATGTTTAAAAGGGTAGTTATTTTTTTCGTCTGTTCTATTTTTCTAATTTCTCTGGGTGGATGCGCTACCGGCCGCAAAGATAAGGATTTGGAAATTCAGGGATTAAAAAATCAGATTTCGGTTTTACAGGCAGAAATTGAAGCCAAAGACCAAGAGATCGGCGGCCTAAGGGACACCTTAACTAGTACTGTTGAGCAGAAAGAAAGCCTGGTAAAAGCAACAGGTAAAAAGAAGGTCAGCCAAGAAACAAAATCACGGCCAACTATAAAACAGATACAGGTTGCTTTAACTAATGCCGGCTATAATCCCGGATCTGTTGATGGCCGTATGGGTAAGCAGACCCGTGAAGCAATAAGGGCTTTTCAGAAAGCAAATAATCTCAGTCCAGATGGTAAAATGGGTAATAAAACCTGGGACTTGCTGAAAGGGTATTTGGATAAGAAAGTTAAATAG